One segment of Trachemys scripta elegans isolate TJP31775 chromosome 1, CAS_Tse_1.0, whole genome shotgun sequence DNA contains the following:
- the LOC117872176 gene encoding olfactory receptor 51G2-like: MPAVNDTKFNYEVFLLTGIPGKGDIHLWISITFCLTYAISIVGNSLILFIIKTDLSLHEPMYIFLSMLAVTDLGLLIASIPTILGVFLFNSREISLNACLAQLFFIHSFTFIESSVLLLMAFDRFIAISNPLKYTSILTLPRIVKMGLVFALRGVAVILPLPLLLTRFQFCRTNVLSHSFCLHMEVMTMACADITVNNIYGLFITVITVGLDSLLIFLSYVMILKTVLNITSHVEFLRALNTCVAHLCAVLLFYMPEFTLTLMHRFRKSSSPLLQIVLGYVYLLVPPLLNPIVYSVKSKHLRSRIIRVFVK, encoded by the coding sequence ATGCcagctgtcaatgacaccaaatTCAACTATGAAGTGTTTCTTCTCACTGGGATACCTGGGAAGGGAGACATCCATCTCTGGATCTCTATCACCTTCTGCTTAACATATGCTATTTCGATAGTAGGAAATTCActcattctgttcattataaaaacagatctaAGCCTTCATGAGCcaatgtacattttcctttccatgttggctGTCACAGACCTAGGCTTATTGATAGCCAGCATACCGACAATACTGGGTGTATTTTTGTTTAACTCAAGGGAGATCAGCCTCAATGCCTGTCttgcccagctgttcttcatccactcgTTTACATTCATTGAATCCTCTGTGCtcttgttgatggcctttgaccgcttcaTCGCAATCAGTAACCCACTGAAATATACTTCCATCTTAACCCTGCCAAGAATAGTGAAGATGGGACTGGTGTTTGCGCTAAGAGGGGTGGCCGTAATACTTCCactcccccttctcctgacaaGGTTCCAATTCTGTCGAAccaatgtcctctcccattccttCTGCCTGCACATGGAGGTCATGACAATGGCATGTGCGGACATCACAGTCAACAACATCTATGGCTTGTTTATTACAGTTATAACAGTGGGGTTGGACTCTCTGCTCATCttcctctcttatgtgatgatcctcaaaacagtgctgaaCATCACCTCCCACGTGGAGTTCCTCAGGGCCCTAAACACCTGCGTCGCCCACCTCTGCGCCGTCCTGCTCTTCTACATGCCAGAATTCACCCTGACTTTGATGCACAGATTCAGAAAGAGCtcttctcccttgcttcagattgtCCTGGGCTATGTCTACCTGCTGGTTCCTCCTCTGCTGAACCCAATCGTGTACAgcgtgaaaagcaaacaccttcgttCGAGGATAATCAGGGTGTTCGTTAAGTGA